One window of the Pristis pectinata isolate sPriPec2 chromosome 13, sPriPec2.1.pri, whole genome shotgun sequence genome contains the following:
- the slc7a10a gene encoding solute carrier family 7 member 10a isoform X2 produces the protein MPPAGTGAADIPERVALKKEIGLTSACAIIVVLLTWVNCISVRWVTRVQDLFTVGKLLALGLIIAVGIAQICRGHYEALQPSNAFASASSPNVGHIALAFLQGSFSYSGWNFLNYVTEELVDARRNIPRAIIISIPLVTFVYVFANVAYVTAMSPQELLDSGAVAVTFGEKVLGSVPWIMPLSVVLSTFGGINGYLFTSSRLCYAGARQGHLPSLLAMIHMKRCTPIPALLCSCVTSLLMLIIADIYTLINYVVFINYLCYGVTVTALLALRWKKPNICRPIKVNLLFPAGYLVFWAFLLFFSFSSEPLVCGTALVIILTGVPVYLLGTRWGTKPKCVRNVIESATSSGQKLCFVVYPQEEIPEENGQPLTPNPNGK, from the exons TGCTGCTGACCTGGGTGAACTGTATCAGTGTGCGGTGGGTGACCCGGGTCCAGGACCTGTTCACCGTGGGGAAGCTCCTTGCTCTTGGACTCATCATCGCGGTTGGGATCGCGCAGATCTGCAGAG GTCACTATGAAGCCCTGCAGCCCAGCAATGCATTCGCCAGTGCCAGCAGCCCCAACGTCGGCCACATCGCTCTCGCCTTCCTCCAGGGCTCCTTCTCCTACAGCGGCTGGAACTTCCTCAACTATGTGACGGAGGAACTGGTCGACGCCCGCAG GAACATTCCCCGGGCCATCATCATCTCCATCCCACTCGTCACCTTTGTCTACGTCTTCGCCAATGTTGCCTACGTCACGGCCATGAGTCCCCAGGAGCTGCTGGACTCAGGAGCAGTGGCTGTG ACGTTtggggagaaggtgctggggtcCGTGCCGTGGATCATGCCTCTCTCTGTGGTCCTGTCAACCTTTGGAGGGATTAATGGCTACCTGTTCACCTCGTCCAG ACTGTGCTACGCTGGAGCTCGTCAGGGCCACCTGCCAAGTCTGCTGGCGATGATCCACATGAAACGGTGCACCCCCATTCCGGCTCTCCTGTGTTCT TGTGTCACCTCACTCTTGATGTTAATCATTGCTGACATTTACACACTGATTAACTACGTGGTGTTCATCAACTACCTGTGCTACGGAGTCACTGTCACCGCACTGCTGGCTCTCCGCTGGAAGAAACCCAACATCTGTAGACCAATCAAG GTGAATCTCCTGTTCCCAGCTGGTTACCTGGTATTCTGGGCGTTCCTGCTGTTCTTCAGCTTCTCCTCGGagcccctggtgtgtgggacgGCCCTGGTGATCATCCTGACCGGGGTCCCCGTCTACCTGCTGGGCACCCGGTGGGGCACCAAGCCAAAGTGTGTCCGCAATGTGATCG AATCAGCAACGTCTTCCGGACAGAAGTTGTGTTTCGTTGTTTACCCTCAGGAGGAGATTCCGGAGGAGAACGGACAACCTCTGACCCCAAATCCCAACGGGAAGTAG